TTGACTAATATGGCATACTGAAACACCATCTCTCTCTAAAGTGGACTAGAGCTATGATTAATAATGACACCTgcgcttttcctgctatgaaaAGCCAGAATGGCAACCATTAAAAGGGCCTATCAGCTCTCTGCTAATCTGAATAAcgtgaaaaaaagatgaatgcaTTATTCATTTGAAAATTATACCTCTGCTAATTCCTTATCTTTATTTCCAGGGGCTGACCTAAATGCAGTAGACCCcacaaaaggaaaatgtgctCGGGAATGGGCGCTGAAAACAGGTCGCTATGAGACCTTGCATCGTCTCCGCCGCCTTAATCTGCGGCCGAGGGCAGAGCAGTTCTGTGAGAGTTATGTCCCTGAGTGGCCTGAGCTCAAGGAGAGGGTGGAGAAAGCCACAGCTGAGAAAAGTGCCAGGGAAAAAATTACCCAGCggatcaaaaacacatttggattCAGATTTCCTCGTGACCCCGAGGACAATGGGTGCTTGGACCACATGGTGCGCATGACCACCAGTGTCCATAGTCCCCTAATTTCAACTGGATGCCGTCCGCTCTGCCCTACGAGCCCTCCTGAGGTGGGGAAGAGGCGTCTGGCTGTGCCAGAGCTGGTAAAGAAACACCCACCTAAGGAGTTAGAGGAAGGCTCCGTGTGCCACAGCACCGGCTCAGTATCACACATCATTCCCACAATCCACTCTGCAGAGTCCATCAATGCATCGTGCTGCGCTGAAAGTGAGCGGCGAAGCAGCATCCTCTTAACTGCTTCCAACAAAGTTGCATCTACATTTATTCCCCGCAGCATGGCGAGAAGGAACAGCGTGTTCCCCTCCGGCTGCATCCCAAAGATCAACGTCAACAGGCCCACAGAGTCAACgccaaagaaacaaaagaagaagaagatggacaAGGGCTTCCTGGAGCCACCCAAGTGGAAATACAAGGAGATCAAGGATGAGAAAAAGAAGGACaagaagagagcagagaaagaaaaggcagacaaagataaaaatgaaaagaaaaaagaaaaacagagcaagAGGGCCAAAAAATAAGAGATTAAAAAGGGGGCTGCTCTGCTGTACAAATCATCCCTTCTGAGAAcaatatgctttttaaaaatgtgctctACTCAGGGATTGAAACTGTCAAACCAAATATTTTGGAAACATTCAGCAAATATTGAACCTATGACCTAAAGGGCAAATAGGTTAGAGAGGAAACATTATTTTCCTTCCTAAAACCTGAGATGAGGACTGCAAAGCCTCTTTGGGAGGAGTTTCTAAGAttacatacagtactgtgcaaaagtatTATGCAGGGATGAAGAAATGTTGTAAAGTTGTTGTAAAATttaattgttcatttttatcaatTGACAAAAattgcaaagtgagcaaacagaagaacactctaaatcaaatcaatacttGGTGTAACCACCCTTTGCATTCAAtgcagcatcaattcttcttgGTACATTTGCACACAGTTTTCGAAGGGACTCAGCAGGTAGGTACATTTTGACTCAGTCCAGAGAACCTGCTGCCAGTTcttatgttttcatgcataATTGAatcgcttggccatgtttccatgtcagaggtttgggtttttggctgcaattcttccatgaagacttCTGcggacagtagatgggtgtaccagggtcccactggtttctgctaattctgagctgatggcactgctggacatctccCGATTTCGAAGGGAAAcaagcataatgtgtctttcatctgctgcactaagtttcaCTAAgtttgctgttttgaaggcaaagggtggtcacaccaataattgatttgatttagatttttcttctgttcactgaCTTCAATTTGGTAAATCGACAGaaagaaacaattaaatgttatatttttgaaagcattcttattttacagaattgttcacacctgcctaagacttttgcacagcaCTGTATATTTTGAGTTAGGAtagaaaaagtttattttttgatgaaaatatttactgtaaataaacataTGGAGTCAAAACAGAAGAGGACCTTTTGACCATGAAACCCATGTTTACTGAGTGAGTTTCACAGATGCTAAAGCATTTTGGCATTTACGGTACCTACCTCATCTTtcataacaaaaaacaaaaacctcagGCAGACACATTGTATGTAGACAGAATACTCCTATGCAAGACCTAAATATGTTCATACATGCATACGCTATAGCTCATTTAAATAAGTGgcatttgttgttatttttgtaaatagCTAGccaaaaatcaaatgtaaatactgtacaatGTGTGTCTAACATGCATCAAAATGGAGGAGCTGTTTAATCCTCAGGCTCAGTTCTAAGTTTTATTACCATTTTCTGATATTGCCAATAACACATCAATAATCACATGACATCTCCTGCTTTTATTAACTCTATGAGTGTATGGATTCAATTAGCTTGAAGTTATAATAAATATAGGACAGTGAACGTTTCCATTAAATCAATTCATTCGTTGgtgtttaaagctgcactagtCAATGTTTTCATATTGACAATGGATGAAACGAAGTGAATGGTGTCGCTCAGAGTGATGAACCCACGATGAGTTACCATCAAACTCTGCAGTCTCCATCAGAGCTGTGGAGGTTTTCCTGCCtagttgttttggttttcctgCCTTCAACTCCACTCTCAGATGAACCCAGTGTCTCAATCaacagctaaagagccagatatttttcttaGGGGATTgttgagaccaaaacagagctaaaagcagaGCGAATATTGGACTTCTCCAATTGATGCAAACTCTAAATGAGTGCTGATGTTCCTGTATTGTATTCAAAAAAAATTCTGTGGccagaaaacatacaaaaaatgtaaaaaaaatcttttctcctctcttgctTTTGGACATTTCCTCCCATCCACAAGAAACTCAAGGCGTGCATGAACCTTTTTAAGTCAAGTTTACAGCTCGGTCTTAAAATATTCCACCTTTTCTCCCAAATTTGACAAATTTCTAAAAAGCAGAATTCAagtttttcatcatcatcttccagCTGAAATAAATCAGTATAAATGGGGACATTTTACTAAAACAGTACCTCCCTTATGTCCTCCTAGATTAAACAGCAAACCAATGTCCTTTCTTCTCTggagtgtatgtatgtgattTATGTCATATTAAAGCATCCTGTCTGTCACATCCAGGATTACAGTTTATCCTCACCATtaacatagatagatagatagatagatagatagatagatagatagatagatagatagatggatagcTCTCTTtaatcccctctctctctctctgtgtgctgctgcctgctggtgGAGTATGTTAGTAAACTACCTCTGAGCACTGACAGCCTGGTTAGCTGTCATCATCACGCTTCGCCACATCTAGCTTAACGTTAGCTAACTAAACGCGTTAATGCGATGAGCCGGGACTTCATTGACCATGGCTAACCTGCGGATTTCCTTAGCCGTCGTGGTTGTTCAGGCCGTCCTGTACAGAGGCTGCCAGGGTGAGTaactaattgttttgtttttgttcacgGGGCTCAGTGCCGCTGCCAGCATCGAGGCGAAGGACTGTGGAGCTAGCCGACgctagctagctgctagctaacgttagctagtttAGCCTAACGACAAAATGCATTGACCCATAGATTGGAAACCAGGTCAGCCTTCGTTTTAACAGACATGGATGTTATTTAAACGGCTTTAACGTAAATGTAGCAAACACAAGGTGTCTCACCGTCTCCGTGTCGCTGTCGGGCTAGTGAAGCTAGTCTGAAACAGCAGTTTAAAGGTGTGTTTGGGGCGCGTGGACTGACAGCTCAGTGAGTGCTGTTACTGTAAACAGAGCTACTCCTGCATGGACAGCACATTTTGTAGTACTGGTcattttactgttgctgtttgctgttacacagctaaaatgattaattatctGTTTGCGTGACAGTAATGCTATCCATTGAGACGGTGGACCTGAAGTTAGATAATGGTGCCATGAGGATTTATATTACTGCGTGTGTCAAGCTTTCAGAGAGCTCAAATGTTCATGTACTCAGATTAATCGTAGGCAACACACTAGTAATCTGATATCTACTGCATCCAGACTCAGATATGGAGATGAAACTCTTTTTTACAGTGATGCTATAAAGATAGATAATACACGCTTGTTAATATGGTGTATTATACTAAGTTTCCTTCTATGTGATGGTAGAttatttcacagtttgtttatgATTTGGAGTCTGGTGTTTGCACTCAATGTCTAAGATAGTTTCATCTCCATTATTTCACTTTTATGTATAGTAAATTGGATTATATTAAACAGTAGGTTAATAACTTGTGGGGCTTATTTGATGGAATGTCTTTAAAGAAATCCTTACTTACTGATTTAAGTTATGGATGTAGGGCTTTGCAGACTATCTCCTTAattaatttatctttttttttaatctgttagTCCTCAGAAAATAGTGGGGAAATGGGTATTATAagacagggaaaaaaagagattacATTTTTCCACGAAGTGGCAAATCCTCGCATTTTAGAAGTGGAAACTAGATAATCTTTGGTGTGTTTGCTTGAAGAATGACTGATataattttggttttattttctctcaaatCAATCAGTCTATCATCAGAAACAGATATTGACGGACAGAGAAACAGATATTAAAGGAACACATGCCACAATGTAAATAGTTGACAATTTTTGTCATGAAAAGGTACAAATCATCAAAACCCACAACTTTGGGGACAAAATCATGTCAAGAAATGTGGAAactgctccctctcttttcctcagtCAGTGCAGTCTCTGTAATAGTGCTACTAACACATCTTAACAGTGATACAAGCCATTTCTCTACATCCCTACACAGTCTGCTGTATTGAGATGTtacttcttttcctctttattttaaAGGCATGGAACATGAAGTTGTTGTTTGTGGTGTCAAACAAACATTGTGCTCTggttgaaaacagaaaaactgcagcaaagGTGACAGAGCAGCTGAATTCTAGTGGTGAAATGAGCTTTATGTACTTTACTGTTGCCTTTTTACCAGGATTGAACTGCAGTGGTCAGTATTGGCTGTATTTCGGCATGGAGGATTCCCACTCTTTTATTCTCTGAGGCCTCCTTTGTGATTTTGAAACAATCAGCCCAACGTGGATTAGAGTTGTTATTTTCATAGCTATGGAAAGTCTGAAATAAAGTCTGTCTCATTACATGTTTAGTCAGCGTTTATCTTCCTTATTTCTGGTCtagttgttttgtttcttgtatTTGACAACCAGCATCTGCCAAGTAGGTGTTGACATTGCGTGAGTCAGTACCACAGAAAAGATGTTGTAACGCATCAACTCTACATTTCTCCTGCCTGACGCAGATGACACTGAAGTCcggctgcatgtgtgtgggttttttaacaaacacatccagcacacaGGATCAAGCAAGGTCATTTTCTGTGGAGAACCCACCGGGGGGCTTTTTGGAAATTACTGGAATGTCACATCATGTCTGTGTCTTAATAACATTACTGAATTTCAGGGAGGAAGTCTCGGTTTCTTGTTAGACAAATTACAGTCACAACTGATCATTTAATCTCTACTCCTACATGCCCTCACATAAACTCTCCACCCATCCTCCCAAAGCCCCTGCCGCCCTAACACACCCCACCTCAAACACTTCCTCTACTTCCTGACCTCACCAGTGCCatcttctgcctctctctctctctctctctctctcctgaccTCTCTAGCTTGTCTTTGCAGGACATTAGTCATCAAAAACACTTTCGCTTAGTACTTGAAATTTTGCTGCAAAGGTTTTCTCTCAAACCTCATCAAGTAGCTGCCTCACACAGGTCTCACACAAAccaaattaatcatttttagcAACTAAAAAACTGAGAAGTCATCCTAAAGAAACCACAATAGCAGTTCATCACTGACAGAATATTTACTAGTTATTGTCCTTTATGTTTTGGGGCTGCATGTAAGGATATGTTCCTTGTTGTTTGTAAATCTAAAGCTTTTGATGTTATGCCTACGGTTAGTATTGGCTGTAACTTCCCTCTACTGCACAGGCGGTGTGCTGTAAATTCCTCCACAGCTGAATAGAAAATAATGTACTAATATGTAAAGTACTCAAAGATTTCACTTACTGTAGATGTTTTGTAACAAAATATTCACACTTTGCACACGCAGTATTTGTTTGCAATGCTTGCAGACAGTTTAGTATTAAACTATTATTTTTCACACTGTGTTTCGTACTCTGTTCcatctgtgcagctctgtggtgtAACTGCACTACTGCCCTGTGTGAGAAGACCGGCTCCCAGTGTGAGACCGATGGAGCCTGTATGGCATCCACTTCCTTCATTGATGGCGAGGAGCAGCACATCCGTATCTGCATCACACGGGACAAGCTGGTGCCCCCTGGACAGCCGTTCTACTGCCTCAGCGCAGAAGGCTTGCTCAACATCCACTGCTGCTACACTGACTACTGCAACAGCATTGACCTGCAGGTACCCTCAGGTGAGAACCATGAAGTATCACACAGCTTGTACACTATGATCAGTGACACTGGTTGCTATCACTGGGTGTTTGACcttttttaagtttatttttttgtacattaaatgtgaacacagATGTACTGTATAGCCATCACACAGCTTGGAGGAAATGCACAAAATAATCATGTCTTCACTTAGAGTACAACACACCTGCATAGTGAATGAGCAAACCCCAGTCAAGAGCATACAATACATTGTCCTGTGCATATTGTTCAATAACAAAGGTCTGAAAACATGCATTTATTCATTGTGTGTAATGTTATCCCAAAGCATCTCAGAGCCTGTGAAGAGTTTCATGCACGCTCTGGTGACTCATAGTTCCTCAGAAGATAAAGTGTTTCCTGTGGAGTTTTGTACAGTGTCCTAGAATATTTTGCCTAGCGTGTGAGGAGAGTGTCAGTGTGGGACTGTTATTACAGCAGATTGTTGACAGTATCCTTCCCTGGTATGAACAAAAACCGCAAGTTCATATGAAGCTTTTAACCAAAAAGCAGCACTTTAGAAGCCCACTATAAACAAAAAGACTAATATTTCAACCTGAAGTTGCCCTGATCTGTTTGCTGGCTCACATACACATAGAGTGTGGTCCCTCATCAAAAGTGTGAACTGTGTAATACTGtatgaaatatgtgtgtgtatgtgtatatgtgtatatatatatatatatatatatatatatatatatggtaaaATTACAAAGCTTTCCTTTCTACAGCATGCATGTTTGGTGTTCTTCAAGTGATTATGGTACCAGTATGATTTATGCTAGAACCAGCTATAAGGATTTTGAACACAAATAACCTCAAAGACCTAGAAAATAAATCAAGGGTGGAGTTGAGGAGAAACTCAACTAGGGCATTAGAAAGACAAAGCACTGAGAGAGAATAGGCAGACAGTTAACAGTTTTACTATGTTGTTTCTCACAGTAAAAGCCTTTCAGAGTAGATAATTTAGCATTTCTTTGTTGAATAAAAGGGAATTATCAATAGAAGTCAATGCAGTCAAATTTTGACTCAGTCTTACAATCATGGAATCTGTCTCACGTGTGTACTCAGTGCCAGATGTTGAATTTTAATTCTcttctgctttcttttcagTTACAACTCATTTAGGACTGGGGGGAGGCTACGGCCCAGGTGGGACATGGGGGCTGGTGGAATTAGTCGCTGTGATTGCAGGGCCGCTGTTCCtactgtgtctgctgctgctggtgggtGTGTTCCTGTATCAGTACCACCAGAGGGCCTACAGCCACAGGCAGAGGCTGGAGGTAGAGGACCCCTCCTGTGACCACCTCTACCTGGCCAAAGACAGGACCCTGCAGGACCTCATATACGATCTGTCCACGTCTGGCTCAGGCTCCGGTCAGTGCACGACGTGATAACATAGCTGCAGGCCAGAACTGATGTCGTTtattctgtgtctttttttaagatCACATTTATATACTCTCCTCTGTTCTCATCTTTTCTGAGCAGGTCTGCCTCTGTTTGTTCAGCGGACCGTGGCCAGAACAATTGTCCTCCAAGAGATCATTGGTAAA
This region of Pempheris klunzingeri isolate RE-2024b chromosome 2, fPemKlu1.hap1, whole genome shotgun sequence genomic DNA includes:
- the ankrd33ab gene encoding photoreceptor ankyrin repeat protein — protein: MATAAEDPHLGSGPDEDDESVSGSESDSDSILSDDSVLPVYTSEMTNGRTAATLYQACARNEPVSLQKVLERGVTKEEAMEVDINGWNGLMVACCKGFVDIVYGLHGCPFIDINHQDNEGNTALIIASQAGHINTVMYLLNYYPGIETEIIDCRGFTALIKAAMTGRNDIVAALVMAGADLNAVDPTKGKCAREWALKTGRYETLHRLRRLNLRPRAEQFCESYVPEWPELKERVEKATAEKSAREKITQRIKNTFGFRFPRDPEDNGCLDHMVRMTTSVHSPLISTGCRPLCPTSPPEVGKRRLAVPELVKKHPPKELEEGSVCHSTGSVSHIIPTIHSAESINASCCAESERRSSILLTASNKVASTFIPRSMARRNSVFPSGCIPKINVNRPTESTPKKQKKKKMDKGFLEPPKWKYKEIKDEKKKDKKRAEKEKADKDKNEKKKEKQSKRAKK